In a single window of the Natator depressus isolate rNatDep1 chromosome 24, rNatDep2.hap1, whole genome shotgun sequence genome:
- the LOC141977588 gene encoding chemerin-like receptor 1 — translation MATYEAALVHNPVLMDMTNIIFMVAYSLAFLLGMVGNGWIIVITGFQVEKTVTPMWFLNKAIADFIFTCFLPFRVICIALGFRWPLGSMMYKLTITVTSLNMFTRVFLLTVINANHSISMACPVWSQNHSSPRLASLVILAIWILSLALSLQYPDLWDFMSSSSEWNVTSGNLNSVQENLCLRKRRMMASVTIHFLVGFLVPLALIITCYILLAAKLRRSHLTQSRKPLNIHLVLILIFYLCWLPYHVFYFLQVSADALHSVMKKSLDMGILFADGLLYFNSCLPPIVFLSMGQEFMGCRENACNYQNAVHLEGEPAE, via the coding sequence ATGGCAACCTATGAAGCAGCGCTTGTTCATAATCCAGTTCTCATGGACATGACTAACATAATCTTCATGGTGGCCTATAGCCTGGCCTTCCTCTTGGGCATGGTGGGAAATGGCTGGATCATCGTCATCACTGGCTTCCAGGTGGAGAAGACAGTCACTCCAATGTGGTTCCTTAACAAGGCCATTGCTGACTTCATCTTCACCTGCTTCCTACCCTTCAGAGTTATCTGCATAGCCTTGGGCTTTCGTTGGCCCTTGGGCAGCATGATGTATAAATTGACCATTACTGTCACCTCACTCAACATGTTCACTAGGGTTTTCCTCCTCACTGTCATCAATGCCAACCACTCTATCTCCATGGCCTGCCCTGTGTGGTCCCAGAACCACAGTTCACCCCGTCTGGCTTCTTTGGTTATTCTGGCCATATGGATCCTATCCCTTGCATTGAGCTTGCAGTACCCTGATCTCTGGGATTTCATGAGCTCATCTTCAGAGTGGAACGTCACCTCTGGCAATCTGAACAGTGTCCAAGAGAACCTCTGTCTGAGAAAAAGAAGGATGATGGCCAGTGTGACTATCCACTTCCTGGTTGGGTTCCTGGTCCCATTAGCCTTGATCATTACCTGCTACATTCTTCTAGCTGCCAAGCTGAGGAGAAGCCATCTCACTCAGTCCAGGAAACCCCTCAACATCCACCTTGTCTTAATCCTGATCTTTTACCTCTGCTGGCTGCCATATCACGTCTTCTACTTCCTGCAGGTCTCAGCTGATGCACTACATTCAGTGATGAAAAAATCCCTGGACATGGGCATCCTCTTTGCTGATGGCCTGCTCTATTTTAACAGTTGCCTCCCTCCCATCGTCTTCCTTTCCATGGGCCAGGAGTTCATGGGTTGCAGGGAAAATGCATGTAACTACCAAAATGCTGTTCACTTGGAAGGAGAGCCAGCTGAATAG